From the Microplitis mediator isolate UGA2020A chromosome 6, iyMicMedi2.1, whole genome shotgun sequence genome, one window contains:
- the LOC130670232 gene encoding N-alpha-acetyltransferase 38, NatC auxiliary subunit, whose translation MKDSTANSSEVENKSVQGNGETSPNIEPGAKEKLRSWLNRYLRVKITDGRVLTGAFLCTDRDANIILGSCEEFLPEEHTEPRALGLVMVPRRHIVSIHIDDWYSEDALSSKKQCSSISE comes from the exons atgaaagacTCAACAGCAAATTCTTCAGAAGTAGAAAATAAATCCGTTCAAGGAAATGGGGag ACATCACCTAACATAGAACCTGGTGCTAAGGAAAAATTGAGGTCATGGTTAAATCGATATTTACGAGTAAAAATAACAGATGGTCGTGTATTAACAGGAGCATTTTTATGTACTGACAGAGATGCTAATATAATTCTTGGTTCTTGCGAGGAATTTCTCCCAGAAGAACACACAGAACCACGAGCACTTGGTTTAGTTATGGTACCACGTCGTCATATTGTCTCTATTCATATAGACGATTGGTACAGTGAAGATGCATTATCATCAAAGAAACAATGTTCTTCCATTAGCGAATAG
- the LOC130670227 gene encoding vam6/Vps39-like protein isoform X1, translated as MHDAYESSPILKLTVQIESMAAYDDNLLIGTREGHLLIYNVPLKSNEYGKLELLRYSKNFSKKRIVQVDVVPEYNLLILLTDDIICVHDLNSVNIQQINQLPKTKGATLFALDVIRAGSLTGVRLCVAVKRKLQLYYWKANNNQFQDLGDESRNEISLSDVPRELAWCGETLIVGFHGLSYTLINLDGKTKELFPTGKPPKPSITKLSDSSFALGKDSQSIIMNTSGDLIQHNPVKWTDSPAATAWDDPYLLGIVHDTLEVYTLEGSLHIQTLMDFNKARLLCRCKQGRVYVASISQVWCVSSVDVEQQIRKLLEQNQFQLALKLTSLSDTTEEEKAKRTYKIQTLYAHHLFCNKKFQEAMKQFQELGTDPYEVIRLFPHLVSQSGNANDVNEPVAGLPKLQDRDLENGLLALIGFLTEVRHNLMGGADSKDKDSKNEKNKDKDKKAMTAVATEQLLKIIDTTLLKCYLQTNDALVAPLLRLNHCHLAEAEKTLLMHQKYPELIILYQTKGQHKKALELLEKQSKQSDSSLRGTERTIQYLQHLGKDHMDLILKFSGWVLEQDPDQGLRIFMEDIQEVEQLPRPKVLDYLLRCHKDLVITYLEYVVRVWEDENPLFHNVLVHQYKEKCLSSMSLAATPAEKQNGEHVRQKLQQFLEKSTQYTAETVLIQFPSDCLYEERAIILGRLGRHHQAISIYVNLLNDVPRAIQYCNNVYTRYESQKNTEGGKCQDGADEVYVTLIQQLLKPEPFFVTGSSEIQKTAQPDLETALELLEQYASKITPINALEVLPDNVPIGRIRHFLEASLHNQLSERRKTQVLKGLLQAEHLQVQEQRMHYESKSVLMTEFNICPVCKKRFGNQSAFARYPNGEIVHYSCQERKT; from the exons atgcacGACGCGTATGAATCAAGTCCTATTTTAAAACTAACTGTCCAAATTGAATCTATGGCAGCTtatg atgataatttattaattggaaCACGCGAAGgtcatttattaatatataatgttCCTTTAAAATCAAACGAATATGGAAAATTGGAGTTACTGAGatacagtaaaaatttcagtaaaaaaagaattgttcAAGTTGACGTGGTACcagaatataatttattaatcctTTTAACAG atgatATTATTTGCGTACACGATTTGAATTCCGTTAatattcaacaaataaatcaattacccAAAACTAAAGGAGCAACACTATTTGCTTTGGATGTTATTCGTGCTGGTAGTCTAACTGGAGTACGATTATGTGTAGCTGTTAAGAGAAAACTCCAATTATACTATTGGAAagcaaataataatcaattccAAGATTTAGGTGATGAATCACGTAATGAAATATCATTGTCAGATGTACCACGTGAATTAGCATGGTGTGGAGAGACACTGATAGTAGGCTTTCATGGTTTGTCATACACATTGATAAATCTTGATGGTAAAACCAAAGAATTATTTCCCACTGGTAAACCACCGAAGCCAAGTATTACTAAATTATCCGATAGTTCATTTGCTTTGGGAAAAGATTCACAATCTATAATAATGAATACATCTGGAGACTTGATACAACATAATCCTGTTAAATGGACTGATTCACCAGCAGCTACAGCATGGGATGATCCTTATTTACTGGGAATAGTACATGATACTCTTGAAGTCTATACATTAGAAGGTTCGTTGCATATTCAGACCTTGATGGATTTTAATAAAGCCCGACTTTTATGTAGATGTAAACAGGGGAGAGTTTACGTGGCTTCGATTAGTCAAGTTTGGTGTGTTAGCTCAGTTGATGTTGAACAACAAATACGTAAATTACTTGAACaaaatcaatttcaattaGCTTTGAAACTTACT aGTTTATCAGACACTACAGAAGAAGAAAAGGCAAAACGGACgtataaaattcaaactcTGTATGctcatcatttattttgtaataaaaagtttcaagAAGCGATGAAACAATTCCAAGAACTAGGGACAGATCCTTATGAAGTCATAAGATTATTTCCTCATTTAGTATCGCAATCGGGTAACGCTAATGATGTTAATGAACCAGTTGCTGGATTACCAAAGTTACAAGATCGTGATTTAGAAAATGGACTACTGGCATTAATTGGGTTTTTAACTGAAGTACGGCATAATTTAATGGGTGGTGCCGATTCCAAGGATAAAgacagtaaaaatgaaaaaaataaagacaaagATAAAAAAGCTATGACTGCTGTTGCAACTGagcaattattaaaaataattgacacgACATTATTGAAATGTTATTtacaa ACAAATGATGCATTAGTTGCTCCATTACTGCGGCTCAATCATTGTCATCTTGCTGAAGCTGAGAAGACTCTTTTGATGCATCAAAAGTATCCAgagttgattattttatacCAAACAAAAGGGCAGCACAAAAAAGCTCTTGAGTTGCTGGAGAAACAATCCAAGCAGAGTGATTCAAGTTTACGTGGAACTGAAAGAACAATTCAGTATCTTCAGCATTTAGGAAAAGATCATatggatttaattttaaaattttctggcTGGGTATTGGAACAAGATCCAGATCAGGGCTTGCGTATATTTATGGAAGATATTcag gaAGTGGAACAGCTTCCAAGACCAAAAgttttagattatttactcCGTTGTCACAAAGATTTAGTGATAACTTATTTAGAGTACGTGGTACGTGTGTGGGAGGATGAGAACCCACTCTTTCACAATGTCCTCGTTCATcagtataaagaaaaatgtttatcATCAATGAGTCTTGCTGCCACACCAGCAGAAAAACAAAATGGCGAGCATGTGCGACAAAAATTACaacaatttttagaaaaatcaacTCAATATACCGCCGAAACGGTACTCATTCAATTTCCATCAGACTGTTTGTACGAAGAACGGGCTATTATTCTCGGTAGATTAGGTCGTCATCATCAGGCAATATCTATCTACGTAAATTTACTCAATGATGTACCAAGGGCAATTCAATATTGTAACAATGTTTATACGAGATACGAAA gtCAAAAAAATACTGAAGGTGGCAAGTGTCAAGATGGGGCTGACGAAGTTTACGTGACACTTATTCAGCAGCTTCTTAAACCTGAGCCATTTTTTGTAACTG gtTCATCAGAAATACAAAAAACAGCTCAGCCAGATTTAGAAACAGCGTTAGAATTATTAGAACAGTATGCATCTAAAATAACTCCAATTAATGCTCTTGAAGTATTACCAGATAACGTTCCAATAGGAAGGAtaagacattttttggaaGCTAGTTTACACAATCAGTTGAGTGAAAGACGGAAAACTCAAGTATTAAAAGGACTATTACAAGCTGAACATCTTCAAGTACAAGAACAGAGGATGCATTACGAGTCTAAAAGTGTACTCATGACTGAATTTAATATATGTCCTGTgtgtaaaaaaagatttggcAATCAAAG TGCATTTGCAAGGTATCCCAATGGAGAAATCGTTCACTACTCATGTCAAGAAcgtaaaacgtaa
- the LOC130670227 gene encoding vam6/Vps39-like protein isoform X2: MHDAYESSPILKLTVQIESMAAYDDNLLIGTREGHLLIYNVPLKSNEYGKLELLRYSKNFSKKRIVQVDVVPEYNLLILLTDDIICVHDLNSVNIQQINQLPKTKGATLFALDVIRAGSLTGVRLCVAVKRKLQLYYWKANNNQFQDLGDESRNEISLSDVPRELAWCGETLIVGFHGLSYTLINLDGKTKELFPTGKPPKPSITKLSDSSFALGKDSQSIIMNTSGDLIQHNPVKWTDSPAATAWDDPYLLGIVHDTLEVYTLEGSLHIQTLMDFNKARLLCRCKQGRVYVASISQVWCVSSVDVEQQIRKLLEQNQFQLALKLTSLSDTTEEEKAKRTYKIQTLYAHHLFCNKKFQEAMKQFQELGTDPYEVIRLFPHLVSQSGNANDVNEPVAGLPKLQDRDLENGLLALIGFLTEVRHNLMGGADSKDKDSKNEKNKDKDKKAMTAVATEQLLKIIDTTLLKCYLQTNDALVAPLLRLNHCHLAEAEKTLLMHQKYPELIILYQTKGQHKKALELLEKQSKQSDSSLRGTERTIQYLQHLGKDHMDLILKFSGWVLEQDPDQGLRIFMEDIQEVEQLPRPKVLDYLLRCHKDLVITYLEYVVRVWEDENPLFHNVLVHQYKEKCLSSMSLAATPAEKQNGEHVRQKLQQFLEKSTQYTAETVLIQFPSDCLYEERAIILGRLGRHHQAISIYVNLLNDVPRAIQYCNNVYTRYESQKNTEGGKCQDGADEVYVTLIQQLLKPEPFFVTEIQKTAQPDLETALELLEQYASKITPINALEVLPDNVPIGRIRHFLEASLHNQLSERRKTQVLKGLLQAEHLQVQEQRMHYESKSVLMTEFNICPVCKKRFGNQSAFARYPNGEIVHYSCQERKT; this comes from the exons atgcacGACGCGTATGAATCAAGTCCTATTTTAAAACTAACTGTCCAAATTGAATCTATGGCAGCTtatg atgataatttattaattggaaCACGCGAAGgtcatttattaatatataatgttCCTTTAAAATCAAACGAATATGGAAAATTGGAGTTACTGAGatacagtaaaaatttcagtaaaaaaagaattgttcAAGTTGACGTGGTACcagaatataatttattaatcctTTTAACAG atgatATTATTTGCGTACACGATTTGAATTCCGTTAatattcaacaaataaatcaattacccAAAACTAAAGGAGCAACACTATTTGCTTTGGATGTTATTCGTGCTGGTAGTCTAACTGGAGTACGATTATGTGTAGCTGTTAAGAGAAAACTCCAATTATACTATTGGAAagcaaataataatcaattccAAGATTTAGGTGATGAATCACGTAATGAAATATCATTGTCAGATGTACCACGTGAATTAGCATGGTGTGGAGAGACACTGATAGTAGGCTTTCATGGTTTGTCATACACATTGATAAATCTTGATGGTAAAACCAAAGAATTATTTCCCACTGGTAAACCACCGAAGCCAAGTATTACTAAATTATCCGATAGTTCATTTGCTTTGGGAAAAGATTCACAATCTATAATAATGAATACATCTGGAGACTTGATACAACATAATCCTGTTAAATGGACTGATTCACCAGCAGCTACAGCATGGGATGATCCTTATTTACTGGGAATAGTACATGATACTCTTGAAGTCTATACATTAGAAGGTTCGTTGCATATTCAGACCTTGATGGATTTTAATAAAGCCCGACTTTTATGTAGATGTAAACAGGGGAGAGTTTACGTGGCTTCGATTAGTCAAGTTTGGTGTGTTAGCTCAGTTGATGTTGAACAACAAATACGTAAATTACTTGAACaaaatcaatttcaattaGCTTTGAAACTTACT aGTTTATCAGACACTACAGAAGAAGAAAAGGCAAAACGGACgtataaaattcaaactcTGTATGctcatcatttattttgtaataaaaagtttcaagAAGCGATGAAACAATTCCAAGAACTAGGGACAGATCCTTATGAAGTCATAAGATTATTTCCTCATTTAGTATCGCAATCGGGTAACGCTAATGATGTTAATGAACCAGTTGCTGGATTACCAAAGTTACAAGATCGTGATTTAGAAAATGGACTACTGGCATTAATTGGGTTTTTAACTGAAGTACGGCATAATTTAATGGGTGGTGCCGATTCCAAGGATAAAgacagtaaaaatgaaaaaaataaagacaaagATAAAAAAGCTATGACTGCTGTTGCAACTGagcaattattaaaaataattgacacgACATTATTGAAATGTTATTtacaa ACAAATGATGCATTAGTTGCTCCATTACTGCGGCTCAATCATTGTCATCTTGCTGAAGCTGAGAAGACTCTTTTGATGCATCAAAAGTATCCAgagttgattattttatacCAAACAAAAGGGCAGCACAAAAAAGCTCTTGAGTTGCTGGAGAAACAATCCAAGCAGAGTGATTCAAGTTTACGTGGAACTGAAAGAACAATTCAGTATCTTCAGCATTTAGGAAAAGATCATatggatttaattttaaaattttctggcTGGGTATTGGAACAAGATCCAGATCAGGGCTTGCGTATATTTATGGAAGATATTcag gaAGTGGAACAGCTTCCAAGACCAAAAgttttagattatttactcCGTTGTCACAAAGATTTAGTGATAACTTATTTAGAGTACGTGGTACGTGTGTGGGAGGATGAGAACCCACTCTTTCACAATGTCCTCGTTCATcagtataaagaaaaatgtttatcATCAATGAGTCTTGCTGCCACACCAGCAGAAAAACAAAATGGCGAGCATGTGCGACAAAAATTACaacaatttttagaaaaatcaacTCAATATACCGCCGAAACGGTACTCATTCAATTTCCATCAGACTGTTTGTACGAAGAACGGGCTATTATTCTCGGTAGATTAGGTCGTCATCATCAGGCAATATCTATCTACGTAAATTTACTCAATGATGTACCAAGGGCAATTCAATATTGTAACAATGTTTATACGAGATACGAAA gtCAAAAAAATACTGAAGGTGGCAAGTGTCAAGATGGGGCTGACGAAGTTTACGTGACACTTATTCAGCAGCTTCTTAAACCTGAGCCATTTTTTGTAACTG AAATACAAAAAACAGCTCAGCCAGATTTAGAAACAGCGTTAGAATTATTAGAACAGTATGCATCTAAAATAACTCCAATTAATGCTCTTGAAGTATTACCAGATAACGTTCCAATAGGAAGGAtaagacattttttggaaGCTAGTTTACACAATCAGTTGAGTGAAAGACGGAAAACTCAAGTATTAAAAGGACTATTACAAGCTGAACATCTTCAAGTACAAGAACAGAGGATGCATTACGAGTCTAAAAGTGTACTCATGACTGAATTTAATATATGTCCTGTgtgtaaaaaaagatttggcAATCAAAG TGCATTTGCAAGGTATCCCAATGGAGAAATCGTTCACTACTCATGTCAAGAAcgtaaaacgtaa